GTCTTTGAATACCGGGCCCAATTTCTCCCACTCTTCGAAGTCCTTTGAGACGGCTATGCACAGTCTCGCCTTCCCTCCATCATAACCCGTGTAGGTAAGTATATAGGTATCGTCTATCTTCACTATTCGAGGATCTTCGCAGCCTCCCGGGATCTCGTATGATTCCGTTGGCAAAATCAGAGGATCTGACCGCCTTGAGAACTCGAAGCCATCTGCCGATGTCGCCAGGCCAATCCTTGATGTGCCATTCCATCTACCTGTGCCGGCCCAGTCTTCCGATCTGTAGAGAAGATAGACAGTCGAGTCAATAACTATAGCTGCCGGATTGAATACGGCCTTGCTCTCCCACCCGACACCTTGAGGCATCACTATAGGAAGCTCAGATGCTCTTTCAATGTTATATAGCGATTCAAACTCTATCGAAATGGAAAATACCGATGAACATAGAGAGAGCAATACCACAAGCAGTAGTCTTCTCACATAATCAACTCCTTATCCAGTTGATCACAACCTCTTTCTCGATTGTGGCCAGAGCGATAAGGTTGTCTGCCGCCCCATAATAAACATAATAGTGTCCTTCGTGTTCCACCATTGCATCGGAAAAAACGACATTTGGGACGCCTCCAAACACTTCCCACTCTTCTTCTGGTTCAAGAATCGGTTCATTGCTTCTCTTTATGACCTTCTCAGGGTTCTCTGAGTCTAGTAACATGAACCCCAGTCTGTAAGTAGGTCTAGGAGTGTCTTCCACGCCGTGATACAGTACAAGCCACCCGTATTTAGTTTTGATAGGTGGAGCACCTACCCCAATCTTCAGATTGTCCCACATGCTGGGTCTCGGACCGGCTATAGAAGTGAATCGTGTCCAGGTATTGAGATCGTCTGAATACGCCAGATACATGTCCGGTTCGATTCTGTGGAACATAATGTAGCGTCCGTTCACCTTCTCCGGAAACAGCGCTGCATCTTTGTTGTCGACATCCGGGATAATTACTCCGTGACGCTCCCAGCGGAGAAAATCAGTCGTTGAAGCCATCGAAATTCGTACACCAAGAGGAGAATAGGCCGTGTATTGCATGAAGACTTTTCCCTCCAGCTCCGTTAGCCTGGGGTCCTCAACGCCGTAAAGCTCCCATTGACTTCCGGGAGTAAAGACCGGCTTCTCAAGTCTGTTGAATCTAACACCGTCGAGTGAAACGGCGTAGCCC
This genomic stretch from Mesotoga sp. Brook.08.105.5.1 harbors:
- a CDS encoding glycoside hydrolase family 130 protein: MRRLLLVVLLSLCSSVFSISIEFESLYNIERASELPIVMPQGVGWESKAVFNPAAIVIDSTVYLLYRSEDWAGTGRWNGTSRIGLATSADGFEFSRRSDPLILPTESYEIPGGCEDPRIVKIDDTYILTYTGYDGGKARLCIAVSKDFEEWEKLGPVFKDDTWSKSGAIVPAKIDGKYFMYFGDSSIKLAYSTDLRNWTVFPRPVLEPRQGYFDSRLIEPGPTPIITEEGILLIYNSADFSTIYRPGAALFDISNPRKLIMRTDRFLAEPELIWEKQGQVPNVIFIEGAVVHEEKLILYYGAADTYIGAFVVDLSS
- a CDS encoding glycosidase, producing MIKLKRHPLNPLISPIPQHHWESKYVFNCAVVKRKKVFHMLYRAQGEDMVSRMGYAVSLDGVRFNRLEKPVFTPGSQWELYGVEDPRLTELEGKVFMQYTAYSPLGVRISMASTTDFLRWERHGVIIPDVDNKDAALFPEKVNGRYIMFHRIEPDMYLAYSDDLNTWTRFTSIAGPRPSMWDNLKIGVGAPPIKTKYGWLVLYHGVEDTPRPTYRLGFMLLDSENPEKVIKRSNEPILEPEEEWEVFGGVPNVVFSDAMVEHEGHYYVYYGAADNLIALATIEKEVVINWIRS